The DNA segment AGGCCATGAGAAAACCGACGTAGTGTGTTATAGTTATAAATAGTTATAAATAATAGCACTCCGTCAGGCTTTTTCTTTTGGTTGAAGTAACTAGATCGCGAATAAAAGGCGCACCTTATAAGGTTAGCATCCGGGATCAACTATCAGGTTCATGCTGGAAGGAAGTGGAGGGAGTCAAACCCTTTATAACGAAGCGCTTGAAACCTCCCTAATTATTCGTTATATAGGTCATTTCGTTGTAAATATCGCGCACCGTACCACATGCAACGAAGCGGACTAAGCACGTTCCGCTAAAAAGAAAGCCTTTATTTACTGTGAATTCAAGAAGCATTTGGTGAAAGAagccactattttttttttttttttcagtacactTTGTGAGACGGAATGAGCGACTGTATAGCCGACCTGTACATTGTGCTAGTGCCGTTCTTCAAAGTGTTCGGCATGTGCATGTTTAATCATTTGCATGCTTAACAAAAGCTCTGTGAAAACAAGTGATATGTGACAGCTGTGTACCTTGACATGTGTCATTGTGTTGGCCTGTCATTTGTGGCTGAACACTATGAGCCAACCTGTGCCAGCTAACACTTCAGCTACATCAAGAGATGACCTCAGTGAATCATTTTGGCAGACTACACAAAGCGCACATATGCTCCAGCTCACCCACTCCATGCAGTAAGGAGAAAATTATGGTTCGTGTCAATCATTTCGAAGAAAACCAGGAGAAAGGCTGCTCCACTGTTCATGTCTGATTGCGCTTCCCTCAATGACGACTTAATGGAAGCTTCACTGATGTACTAGTGGGCACAATCGGCGAGCTCTCTTCCATTCTCTGGAACGTGGAGACTGGTTGACACGGGCCCTAACCTTTGCTGCGCTGCTCAGAGTTGGTGAAACAGAATCATAGTATCTCGCCATGTCTGGCTCACCGTTGGCCTTTTACATTGTCTGCTCCGCAGATACCCGCTGTACGTCAAGGGCAATCCGCAGCTGCGGATCTTCTTGCCAAACTTCTGGATGAAGCTGGTGAAGCATGAAAAGCCGCTTCCTCCCAATGAGGTCAAGTTTGTCATACCTGTCCAGTGAGTACTGTAGTACGTTTACAGCTGTCTGAGGATAACGTAGCCATGTACGGAGAACAGAGAGCAACACTAAACAACACAAGAGCTGTACAAACCCCTTATGGGTCTGTTTATACAGTCGTACAGTGGagcccactgttaaagggaatGCATGAGTGTAGAGCGCATGCAAATTTTTGCCCTTTGCAAGTGTGGAAGTGACCAGCTTTGTAGCAGATGACTTGTAGGTTGTGGCGCTAGTACTTGTCTTTTACACGCCTGTGCAGTGCATTAGCATAGGTTCAGGCTGTACTTATGGCTCGAGTGTCAGCAAAACGAGAGCCGCTCAGTGAGGTGTTGACTTTAaacagtggactgcactgtacgtGCCAGTACAATGCCTCATAATTAAAAGCAGTAATGAAGAGTATGTTCAGATAACGAACCAGATGGTGCAATGAGTATTTTTTGTTTTCAACAGAATTTTTGCATGAGATGGAAAAATGTATTTAATTATAGATAATACCTCATAGGGGTCCCTTATTGGAAACTTTACATAAGGGGTGTGTAACATAAAATGGCAGAAGTAAGGGCATCAGGTATGACCTGAAGCGTCGGCATCTTGGAGAGCATATTTGAAGGGGCTGTTGGTGGTGAGAGTGATATGGCCGGGAAGGTCACTCCAGTCGCAAGCAGTGCGTGCAAAAAAACAACTGTTGAAATGTAAAAGTGCACGAACATGGTGGCACCACGGTGTTTGGATGGCCAGCATGTGAGATATAATAGAAATGGGTGATAAAGGCATTGCCTGGCGATAaagaattggaaaaaaaaaactgttgtagAGGCATAACCTAGCGATACTATGAATAGATGTCTGATGAAAGGAATGGTTTTGCAAAGAAATACCGGGAAACTTCCTTCCAAAAAAAATGATGTGTCACATAAAATGATTGGCTGCTTTGTTGAGATTAGCAGATTTTGCAAATTTGGAGGCGTGTATCACGACGACTGAAATTTTGTACCAATTAAGATTTATGTAGCAGCAGCATTGGCAATGCCCTTACCCATGTGGAGCAGTGGGTCCAAGGCGAGCACAACTCAGAACACCAACCAGTGCAGAGCTGTGCAGgtgacagggggggggggggggggcacatacGGACCTAGAACGAGCCGACAATAAGAAAGGCTAGTCACTGCTCGTCTCTCACTGGCTGCGGTCATCACATCCTTCCACTTCACCTTTGTAATGGTAACTGAAGATCACATTATTTTCAATGCACTAGCAAATGTCTGGAAGCGTCAAATATGTCGCTCACTTCCTGCCTGTCAGCTTGTACGGGTGCTCGTTTAATGCTTGATCACAAATCAAGACATGCACGCATGAATTGCAGGATGACAAAATATGATGTCAAGAACTACCTGGAGAAGATCTACAAGGTGCCCGTGGCAGACGTGAGGACGGCCATAATGCAAGGTGAGGTGACGCACTGCGCTGTAGTTGGCGTGTCGTGGTGCGGGGTCTACGAAGAGGTGTGCATTGAGTGTTCCCAATTCTGTCATTCATCGTGCGGTTAATTTCTTTCAATTTGCTGACATTAGCTCCAGCTGGCATTTCTTCAAAATTCATCTGTTCGTGCTGGACTCGTTAGTAGCTGTGTAGCTCAGACGAGGTCGAGGGATTAGACTCCtggccacggcagctgcattttgTAGGGGactaaatgcaagaacgcttaTGCACTTGTAGCATCCTCGCTAAGTGCGCCCCGGAGTCACCCCAAAACCAGTTCGGAGCACAGCGCCCCAAGGGTGTGGAGGGGCGAATGCAAATATATCACGATAAAAATGCACTGCGCCGGTGCGCACTGCTAGTGCCATCTTGCGTAACGCATGTAGTTTGAACTGTGTGCATAACTAAGCAAGCTGTCAGTTTGGTTCTGCTGTCTCTGCGCTGCGATGAACTCGTCCCTAGAGCTAATAATTCATGACAAGAAATATTCCGCTGTGATGACGAAGTTACAACTTGACGAACTAATGGCCGATAAGTCATTAACCACTGAATGAAGGCATATTCACATTGTCATGTTTGTATATGGTAATTAAACCATATATGTAACGCTTGGGACAGCTCATGTCGCAGCGTGCAGATGCGTAATCATGAAACTATTTTCATATTTCGCACATTTTCTGTATAAAAAAGAATTACACGAGACATAGCTCGCAGAAAGCAGTGAAATCGTGTGTTTTGAAACACAATTTTTACTTTTCTATCAAAATTCGCACCCTCAATATAATAATTAAAAGGTTCGTTAATTAATCTCATCTAATTACCGATAGTTCAATTATGAAAAAAGTCATCCTGGTGGGGTACGTCGCTGCTGTCAGAATACTATCAGTTGCGTCCTCGTATAtcctatattttatttttaagagcttggctaacgttagctgggacaccatgcATACACAAAAATTACATGTCCAATAAATCCGCTTATATTAGTGGATAACAATATATTTTGCCGTTAActgataaaaaaatatatatatattttattgcCTGCCCGAAATCATGCTCGAGGACAGCTATTTCCTCTGCAGTTAATGGAAAACATATTGTTCTCCTGCTGATACTTTCCAGAAAGGAAGCAACCCGTTCGATGATCCCATGCCATGCCAAACAGCATGGCAACGGCCCTTTCAGAAGGTTTAGTTCCAGCAAGCCTGCACGAGATTGCGCTGCTTATTGCATAGACCCTATTAAAAATATCTGTAGCAAAACACTCACCACAAGAACGACGCCACATGTTCTTTTTTCCGGGCACATATCGTCCTCGTCCAGCTTGCTTTGGAGAGAATTGAGAGCTTTCGTACTCTGCTATAATGTTATAACAAACCACCTCCCTTGACACTCGAAAGTGTTTTTGTAACTGGAATAAACAGCACCACCTTGCAATCAAAATGAATTCGGCGCTATAAAAAATTATAGTTTCTCAAGTCGCTGTCGTTGAACAACGTGACGACTCCTCCTACCAAATTGCACGCTTTTGGCATTTCATTACCGCCTCTGCTGGTAGCCAACTTTATCAAGATTTCGCCCTCGCTGTCGTCAGGcgaactcgaaaaaaaaaaaaaaaacggcttcaAAAAACTGAAGGCTCGCTACTTTCCTTGCCGTCGCCATACCAGTTGCTCTGCATCGTCTGCAACGCGCACGACATGCAATGCCTGCTGGGATTGTACAGCGGCGCTCCGCCGATTTTTCTGGTGCACCTCGGGGCAACAAAAAAGCTGCCCCGACAGATTGCGCCCTATTTATCGAGGACGGAGGATGCGAACTGGGGCGATTTATCGAGGACGAACGGGCGCACCGGTGCAAATTATCGAGGACGCCATTAGATTAATGTGAATGTAAAAGAAcctcagctggtcaaaattattccggagatcTCAGCTGTGACGTCCCTCataagccggggggggggggggggggggcagttttgggacgttaaactccAAGTTTAATTCGAAGTTTAGCAGTTCAGGAGTTCTACGCTCTTGCGGGAGACTCTGAAGGCGAATGTTAGATAAAATTTATGTGATAGCTCCGACGTAGCATGAAACGCGTAGCAAGCATGGGAAAAGACTTTTGCTGTCACTCCAAAAGTATCGAACCAGTTCCTTATGGTGTCTTGCACGCTGTCCACAATTCTAAACGTTACTCAACCAGTAATAGTAAAAGAATGATTACATTGCATTTGAACATGAGAAGAAATTAAGTTTGACCAGTTTATTCAACTTTTCTGCAGAAGAACTTGCTGGTGTTAATGCTTCACATTGCACACAGCTCTATTAGCGAGAGGGTTGTGCCCTCTCTGTGTAGTAGCCCCCTGACTTGCCGAGGGCAGCTGTTCACTGCAGGGCGTGGCCTCCAAGATAACCGGTACAGTGCAGCATTTCGATGATGTGGATAATGTACCTTCATGTGAATGATGTACCTTGAATTCACGAATATACTATTTTTGTTCAGCGTCCTTGTAACACGGAGTCTCTGGCTTTCTTTCTTGTTAGGCAATCAACTAGTTGAGTAATAACGTAATTTTTGTTACTTTTCACCAAACTTCAATGTCCTTGACTGTAGTATTGTTCAAAATTTAAGACTGGCAGGTCTGCTCGTGTGTTCTTTTTACTTTTCCAGGGAAAATAAGAAAGGCAGAGGGAAAGAGCTACCTAGTCAAGGAAGACGACTTTCGGGTTGCATTCGTGACATTGGTGAGTTTCGTGCAGTATTCGTTTGTGACTTCAGTTGTAAACGTGCAGTGCCAGGAAAGGCACAAGGGCAAGAAGCCAAATATATTTTTGCTTGACCATGAGTCGACAGGAACACAGTTGACTTGTGTAGTTTTTCCTGTTGATACGACAACATTTGGGTGAAGCTATCCAATGGATAGAGCTTAAAGTTCATGTAATGTTCAGAGCCTTTGTCAATTCATCTGCCACATGACGATGAAGGAATGAAGAATTGGCTGCCATTATGTGCATTTCGTGCCCTATGGATTATGGTGTACATTGTGAAATGCCTAGTGAAGTGCTATCGTTACATTCGAATGTTTATATTATTGCGTTTTAGCGAGGGTGAACAAccacacagtagcaaaactgttgGTGACAAATTTAATGCTTTATAAggcaaacttgtgcccagaaaaacgaGTAACACTTAAAGCACGATGATAGCGGTGAGCGCAGTTGTTGGTCGTCGAGATCTAATCTACGGGTCAAATGCGTTGGCTGTTTATGCATGACTTGTCGTACATTCCAGTGCAGTCACTGGTGTTCTAGGGTGTAAAACCATTACTCACTTCATGTATGCGATCTGATTAGACAAAGATTCTTTCGCAGTAGAAATAGTGACAACATTACAGAAACTTTCGATACTGGAAGGTGCACCTCGCGCTTAGCGATAACTTAGTAGCACTTATTAGCCAGGAAAAAACAGTGACTGGAAGACGATAAGCAAGTATGCGAGACAATACAATGAATACTGATATAACGATATAAGGAATAAGAACAAAACAAACATGCAACACTTTCTTGCCAATATTAGCATGTAATGAATACATATATGCTTTATAAATACCAGATATAACGAAGGTGTTTTTCTGTTGGATGCGACGTTATTGTAATGAGATTCAACTGTATTTAAGATACATAGGCAACCTCAAGCACGCCATCAAAAGCACTTGCAGTTCCATTGCCCAGTTTCAGCGGCCACTGCTATTGCAACCTTGCCCTCCATGTACAATTACTGTAAATTAGAAAACTGCCCATTTGTGCAGTGGTGTTGCTATTCAAACGGTCTCTGTGAACCACATTTATTAATTAAGCAGCTCTGTTGTGTGGTGTTGTTGCTAACCAAACAGTCTCTGTGAACCACATGTATTAATAAGCAGCACTGATGATGCATTTTAGACATTGTTCGTGGACGCACTGTGCTTTCTGCGTGCATTGGACAGATGTGAACCATATTGCATTAGAAAGTTTACTTTCTACGCTTTCCAATGACGCCTAGTAGATTGCCTAACGTGAAGCGTTATCTGACAGCAATAGAAACAGTAGGAGCAAAAAACTGTGTTCTTGTTGTACTAGCCTACATTGTACTGCGTTTGCGGCAAAACTGTTGAACATAACAAAATGCAGTTTGCTGTGCCTTTAGATGAAATGTCATGCAGCGTTTCTGTGAAGAGATATTGTgtgtaaagcaattagaaacTTATATAGGCTCCATTAAAAATGGGCAACACAATAAATGTTTATGAATGAATATGTTTTCTTCCTTTTCAATGTAGAACAACAACTTTTAGTGGTGttctaggctacagtgtacttatgTATGCGAAGTTACTTTGTGTTCCGGTGATTAGTTCATGAGTTATGACTCCAAATTGGTAATTTATGGCTATACTTGGTGATGCATTCCCGAAGAAGTAAGCAGCAACCCTTCTCTCCgattctatgaagagaaaattgtcTTATGTTTATTAGCGAATCTACAGGGGAGCAGTGACTTCAGCTAATTTTCCTGCTGGCCAGGTCTGTGCAAATTGACATTTTTTTCATGAGCACGCTAATTCACAACGATtgttgcaaattagtagagccaTACAGTGTCCTGTTATTACTAGCACTCACGATTTTTACAAAGCAGTGCTCGAAGCAAAAGATTtccaataaataataaatctcgCAGGCATCTTTTGGCGATGGTGCCATGTGTGCAAAAAATACCAAGCTGTTTCATGTCAGTTCCAGCATTTGTCAATTGTGGCGCCA comes from the Dermacentor silvarum isolate Dsil-2018 chromosome 9, BIME_Dsil_1.4, whole genome shotgun sequence genome and includes:
- the LOC119464591 gene encoding 39S ribosomal protein L23, mitochondrial → MSSRVYPLYVKGNPQLRIFLPNFWMKLVKHEKPLPPNEVKFVIPVQMTKYDVKNYLEKIYKVPVADVRTAIMQGKIRKAEGKSYLVKEDDFRVAFVTLPKGETFTYPDLFDKVASIEKEKALSKQMEEAEKMQKVYLRKDPHREGLPNWFGI